Sequence from the Ochrobactrum sp. Marseille-Q0166 genome:
AGAACAGGGCATCAAACTGATCGTCGGCGAATCCTATGCTGTTGAGCGCGAAGCGCGTCAAGTTGCGGCTGACTACCCGCAGACCACGTTCATCATGGGGTCGTCCGGCAAGGAACAGGGTGACAATTTCGGCGTATTCGGCACCTGGAATTTTGAAGCTGCCTATCTTGCCGGCATGCTTGCTGGCGGCATGAGCAAGACCGGCACTTTCGGTTCGGTTGGCGCTATCCCAATTCCTGAAGTCAACATGCTCATCAATGCATTTCAGGAGGGCGTGAAGGAAACCCGCCCGGATGCGAAGTTCAACGCTTCATTCATTGGCACATTCTTTGATCCGCCAAAGGCACGTGAAGCTGGCCTCGCGCAGATCGATGCTGGTGCAGACATCCTGTTTGGCGAACGTATTGGCACGGCAGACGCCGCTAAGGAACGTGGTATCAAGGCAATTGGTTCGCTGATCGATTACACGCCACGCTACCCGGACACGGTTTTTGCCAATGCAATGTGGAACTTCCGCCCAATCCTTGATGCAGCCGTTGCAGACGTCAAGGCTGGCAATCCAACCGGCAAGGACTACACACCATTCAGCCTGATGAAGGAAGGCGGCAACGACATCGTTTACGTCAAGGGCGTTGCCCCGGCAGAAGTCGAAGCCAAGATGGAAGCACGCCGCGCGGAGATCAAGGCTGGTACTTTCAAGGTCGAGCCAAATCCGGCAGAGCCTAAGTAAGAAATTTCAGGACAGCAACGTGGCACTCGATATGAAGCAACAGGATGCAACGGCGCTCGCACTCGCGATTGCGAAGGGCATTTTGTCCGCACGAGAGGCCATGGATGCCGCGATTGAAGCCGCAGAAAAATGGCGCCCTCTGGGCGCCATTGCATATCTCGATGAAGAACTTGGACGCAAAAATTCGACTGCCTTCGATCAGACAGCTCCATTCGCCGGAGTGCCGTCCCTGTTCAAGGACCTTGGAGGTCCATGCGCGGGGCTTCCGATACGCCTTGGTTCCCGCGCTTGCGCAGATGCGCCACGAGACCTTGATTCAGAACTCGCCGCACGTTTACGCAAAGCGGGCCTTAATTTCTTCGGCACGACAACTGTCCCCGAATTCGGCATGGCGCTTGCAAGTGAGCCGATAGACGGCCCTGTCGCTCGCCATCCTTTCGTTAACACACTCTCGCCTGCCGGCTCATCCGGCGGTGCGGCTACAGCCGTGGCAGCAGGCATCGTCTCTATAGCCCATGCAACCGATGCTGGTGGCTCGATCCGCGTTCCGGCTGCAACCTGCGGGCTGATCGGCCTCAAGGCAAGCCGTGGCGCTATGCCAGCCGGTCCGCATTTCGGTAATTATCTCGCGGGTATTGCAAGTGAATTTGCGCTTTGCCGCTCAGTCCGCGATGCAAAAACATTATTCCCGCTCGTTGCAGGGAACACCGAAAGCTTCCTGCCCGATTTGGCATTCGTACCACACACGAACCTCTCAAAATTGCGCATCGGTATTGTTTCGGGAGATTTGACCAAATATCCGGTAACGGAACAGCGCCATCAAGTGGTTGACAATGCGGCCCGCTTTCTCGAAGCGCAGGGCCATACAATCCGCACAATCGACGCGGGAAAGCTTGCGCCGCTCATTGATACAAGTGCGACAGCTTTTGACCGGATCATCTCGGCCAATCTGGCATCTGCTATTGATGCTTTCTCCATTGACGAAGATAAGCTTGAGAGACTGACGCAAGCCGTAGCCTTGCGCGGGCGCAAGATGAGCGCGATCGAACTCTACGACGCCATGAATGGTGGCGTTATGACCGCCCATAAACTCTGGCAAATTTTTCACGATATTGATGTACTGATTACGCCGATGCTGGCGCGTGGTCCTCTGCCCATCGGCTCTTACCCGATGGATCACGACGATGTGGATACACATTGGCATACGATGAATGCATTCGCGCCTTATGCCGCATTGGCCAATATTTCCGGCTTTCCGGCACTTTCCATGCCATTTGGCGAGGACGCAAACGGCATGCCGCTTGCAATTCAGTTGATTGGACGAATGGGAGCGGACAATCTTCTCTTAAACCTTGGCGAGTTGATGGAAGAGGACCATCGCTTTCAGCACAAATTTGGCGTTGCGGGGTTGAACGCATGACCACCACAGTTCTCGAACTGCAAAATATAACCAAACGCTTTGGCACGCTGACCGCCAATGACGATATTTCGTTACAGCTTGAACGCGGCGAAATCCTCGCTTTCCTGGGCGAAAACGGTGCTGGCAAAACCACGCTGATGAATATTCTCTTCGGCCATTACGTGCCCGATGAGGGTCGCGTTTTCGTCAAAGGTGTAGAAATACCGCAGGGCAAGCCACGCGCCGCTATCGAGGCTGGCGTTGGCATGGTGCATCAGCATTTTACGCTGGCTCCAAATCTTACGGTTCTGGAAAACATCATCACCGGCACCGAAAGCCTCTGGAAGCTGAAATCAGCGGATAGCGCAGCGCGAGCCAAGATCGCGGAAATCGCCAAGCGCTTTGGCTTGCAAGTCGATCCAGATGCGCGGCTTGGTGATCTTTCGGTTGGTGAACAGCAGCGCGTGGAAATTCTCAAAGCGCTGTATAACGACGCGGACATTCTGATTCTTGACGAGCCGACCGCCGTTTTGACCACACAGGAAGCCGAAAGCCTGTTTGCGACATTAAAAGAAATGGCGCGTCAGGGACTGTCGCTCATCTTCATTTCGCATAAACTGCATGAAGTCATGTCGGCGGCTGACCGCGTTGTGGTCTTGCGCGGCGGCAAGCTTGTGGCTGAACGTAAAGCGTCCGAAACATCCAAGGAAGAATTGGCCGAACTTATGGTTGGCCGCCGTGTTTCGCGCCCTTCGCGCGCAGCCGCCACCCCCGGCGAGACTTTGCTTGAAGCAAAGAATATAACCGTGGTTGAAGATGGAGCAACACGCCTTAAAGACCTCGATTTTCATCTGCGCGCTGGCGAAACCCTTGGCATCATCGGCGTTTCCGGTAATGGTCAGGCAGCGCTGGGGCGTCTTGTTTCGGGGCTTAGCCAGCCTGCCAATGGTTCACTCGTTATGTTCGGCGAAGCGGTCACACAGTTTGATCCGCGCCAGTTCGTGGGGATGGGAGTTGGACGTATCCCGGAAGATCGCAATGCAGAAGGTGCAATCGGCGATCTGACACTTTGGGAAAACGCCGTACTTGAGCGCGTCCGCGATCCGCAATTCTCGAATGGAATTCTGGTCAATCGAACGGCGGCGCGCGAATTTACGGATCGCATCATCAAGGATTTTGATGTGCGCGGCGGAACACCCGACAGTCGCATTCGCCTGTTATCTGGCGGCAACATGCAGAAGCTTATTCTTGGCCGCAATCTTGAAACGGCTCCACGTATTCTGATTGCAGCCCAGCCAACACGCGGCCTTGATGAAGGTGCAGTCGCAGCCATTCATTCCCGCATTCTGGAAGCCCGCGCCAAAGGTGCTAGCGTGCTGCTCATCTCGGAAGACCTTGACGAAATCATCGGCCTTGCCGATCGCGTGCAAGCTATCGTCAAAGGAGAGCTTTCTCCACCCATAGATGCAGCCGAGGCCAATGCGCAAAGACTGGGCCTGATGATGGCCGGCGAATGGCAGAATAATACGACGAAGGGGCTCAACTGATGCGTATTGAACGACGCGAACACCGCCCCATGCTTCTGGTGGCAACGGCTCCGGTTATTGCTGTACTCGCTGCGTTTGTGCTGGCTGGCCTGCTGATCGCAGCCGCAGGCGCGCCAGTGCTTGAATCCTTCCGCCAGATTGCAATCGGCGCATTCGGCACAAGGCTTTCCATCACCGAAACACTAACCCGCGCAGCCCCGCTGATGCTGACCGGCCTTGCTGCGGCTGTCGCTTTCCGCTCAAAACTCTGGAATATCGGTGCCGAAGGCCAGTTCTATATGGGTGCACTGGCCGTTGTTGCACTTGGCACACAACTGGCGCTCCCCGCCCCCGTGCTTATCCCATTGCTGCTGATCGTGGGTGGGATTGCTGGCATGATATTTCTACTGATACCGCTTGGATTACGCCTGCGCTTTGGCGTCGATGAAGTCGTGACCACGCTGCTGCTCAATTTCATCGCTGTTCTATTTGTTTCGATGATGATCGAAGGTCCTATGAAAGACCCGCTGGCTTTTGGCTGGCCGCAGTCGGAACCCGTGCCAGATGCAGCCATGCTACCCAAAATCATGTCGGGTATGCGCCTCCATATCGGTATTCTGATAGCCATCGCCCTTGCGCTGATCATCGCATATGTGCAGAAGCGCACTGTTTTTGGTCTTGAAACCAAAGCTGCGGGGCTTAATCCGAAAGCGGCACGTTTTGCAGGCGTGCCCCTTGGCAAAACGTTGGTGAAAGTCGCCTGTATTTCAGGCGGCCTTGCAGGTCTTGCCGGTGCGATACAGGTCATGGGTGTCAAAGGCTATGTCACCACCGATTTGTCGCCGGGCTTTGGCTATTCCGGCATCATCGTTGCCATGCTCGCCAATCTGAACCCCATCGGTGCTATTTTCTCTGCACTTTTTGCAGCCGCCATGTTCGTTGGAGCTGACGGCATGAGCCGTGCCATTGGCATTCCGAGCTTCATTGCCGATGTCACCGTGGCACTTTCGCTACTCGCCATGCTGGTTGCTCTCTTCTTCACCCAATACAGGATCGCCCGATGAACGAGCTGATGGATATCCTGCTTTCCGCCGGCCTTTGGGTCTCGGTCCTGCGTATCGCAACACCACTGATTTTCGGCACGCTTGGCGCGCTTTATTGCGAACGCGCGGGCGTTCTTAATCTGGGCATCGAAGGTATCATGACCTTTGGCGCGATGATCGGCTGGCTGACGGTCTTCAACGGGGCCGACCTTTGGGTAGGCGTGCTTGCAGCCGCAGCGTCGGGTGCTGTATTCGGTCTGCTGCACGCAGCCCTGACCGTGCCGCTCGGCCTGTCGCAGCATGTCGTGGGCCTTGGGATCACGCTGTTCGCGTCAAGCCTCAGCTACTTCCTGTTCCGTCTGTTGGTGCCATTGTCTTCGACACCGCCGACGATCACGCCATTTCAGCCGGTCAATCCGACATGGCTTTCGGATATTCCATTTATCGGACAGGTTTTAGGCACCCAGACCGCGCTCACATGGATCGCCATTCCACTGGCATTGCTGCTCGGTTATGTGCTTTTCCGTACGCCATTGGGCCTTGCCATACGCATGACGGGTGAAAATCCCCATGCAGCCGAAGCGCAAGGCATCAACCCGATCCGTGTTCGTATTTTCACGATCATGTTTGGCAGTGCTTTGATGGCTGTCGGCGGCTCGTTTCTGACGCTCTCTGCCTTCAATTCATTCTTTCCGACGATGATGCAAGGACGCGGCTGGGTGTGCATCGCCCTCGTCGTATTTGCCTCTTGGAAGCCCGCGCGTGCGCTTCTCGGTGCACTGCTCTTTGCACTGTTTGACGCGTTCCAGTTGCGTCTGCAAACGGTTTACGGGAAGGTCGTTCCTTATCAGCTTTTCCTGATGATCCCATACATCATGTCGATTGTAGCTCTTGTGGTCATGGCGCGCCGCGCACGCGTACCACAGGCACTGATGCAGCCCTATCGCCGCGGCGAGCGGTAGAAATAAAATGCAACAAAAAACGGCGCCTTACGGCGCCGTTTTTATATCGTCAGAGAAATCAAGCTGCGCTCGACTTGCTCTTTTCAAAGCGCTTGCGCTCATTCGGATCGAGGTAGAGCTTGCGCAGGCGGATCGACTTTGGCGTCACTTCGACCAGCTCATCATCCTGAATCCAGGACAGAGCGCGTTCCAGCGTCATACGGATCGGAGGCGTAAGCTTCACCGCTTCGTCCTTGCCGGCAGCGCGGATATTGGTGAGCTTCTTGCCCTTGAGCACGTTGACTTCCAAATCATTATCGCGGCTATGAATACCGATCAGCATGCCCTGATAAACCTTGACGCCAGCGTCGATGATCATCGGACCACGATCTTCGAGGTTGAAGAGCGCATAAGCAACAGCTTCACCCTGATCGTTGGAAATCAGAACGCCGTTGTTACGGCCAGCAATTTCGCCCTTGTATGGCTGATAATCATGGAACAGACGGTTCATGATCGCTGTACCGCGTGTGTCGGTCAGAAGTTCCGACTGATATCCAATCAAACCACGGGTCGGTGCATAGAACACCATACGAACGCGATTGCCGCCCGAAGGACGCAGTTCTACCATTTCAGCCTTGCGTTCAGACATTTTCTGAACAACGGTGCCAGAATATTCTTCATCGACGTCGATGACGACTTCTTCAATTGGCTCAAGCTTTTCGCCATTCTCGCCGTCTTTCATGACGACGCGTGGACGCGAAACGCCCAGCTCAAAGCCTTCACGGCGCATGTTTTCAATGAGAACAGCCAGCTGCAATTCGCCACGACCGGAAACGAAGAACGAATCCTTCTCGCCGGATTCTTCAATCTTGAGAGCAACACTGCCTTCAGCTTCTTTCATCAGGCGGTCACGGATCACGCGGCTGGTAACCTTATCACCTTCCGTTCCGGCCAGCGGACTGTCATTGACGATGAAGGACATGGTCACAGTCGGTGGATCAATCGGCTGTGCTTCAAGTGGTGTGGTCACGGAAGGATCGCAGAACGTGTCTGCAACTGTGCCCTTGGAAAGACCGGCAATAGCAACGATGTCGCCTGCCTGTGCTTCTTCAATTGGCTGACGTTCGATACCGCGGAAAGCGAGAATCTTCGAAATACGACCGTTTTCAAGAAGTTTGCCTTCCTGATCAAGGACCTTAACACTCTGGTTCGGCTTGATCGAACCGGAATGGATGCGTCCGGTGATAATGCGGCCAAGGAACGGATCAGCTTCAAGAATCGTACCGATCATACGGAACGGGCCTTCAGCAACTTTCGGCGCCGGAACATGCTTGAGAACAAGATCAAACAGCGGTGCCAGACCTTCGTCCTGCGGGCCTTCCGGGTTCAAAGCCATCCAGCCGTTACGGCCCGAACCGTAAAGGACCGGGAAGTCGAGCTGTTCGTCGGTTGCGTCAAGATTGGCAAAGAGATCAAATACTTCATTGATAACTTCTTCATGACGGCCATCTGGACGGTCGATCTTATTGATCGCAACGATTGGCTTCAGACCAACCTTGAGTGCCTTGCCAACAACGAATTTCGTCTGCGGCATCGGGCCTTCAGCAGCATCGACGAGAACGATCGCTCCGTCCACCATCGAAAGGATACGCTCCACTTCACCACCGAAGTCGGCGTGGCCTGGCGTATCGACGATGTTGATGCGTGTGTTTTTCCAGACAACCGAAGTCGCCTTCGCGAGAATGGTAATCCCGCGTTCTTTTTCGATGTCGTTCGAATCCATCATGCGTTCTGCAACGCGCTGATTGTCGCGGAACGAGCCCGACTGCTTCAGCAGTTCATCGACCAATGTTGTCTTGCCATGATCGACGTGTGCGATAATAGCGATATTACGCAATTCCATATGGAGATCACTTCTTGTATGAGTTGGGAGCCGCGCCAAGATGGATGCACGGAAAATCAATGGGGCGCTCTTACAGGTTTTTTTGCGTTTTAGAAAGGGGCAGCGCTAAACTGCCCCTCAATTAACCCGAAAAACCCGGAATTGCGCGTTTATTTACACGTTGATTGTGACAGTTTTGCCGTGAATTCTATAACAAAGTGCCTGACAAAATGACCAGCGCAACGCTGAAATAGATCACAAGCCCTGTCACGTCGACGAGCGTTGCTACAAAAGGTGCAGAAGCGCTTGCCGGATCAAAGCCTAACCTTTTGAGAATAAAAGGTAGCATTGAACCCGTTACAGAGCCGAATGTCACAATACAGACCAGTGCCATGCCAATGGTGATAGCGACCAATATCCAGTGTTCGCCGTAATCATAAATACCGAGCATCTGCCAGATAGTGATACGGACTATGCCGATAAAGCCAAGGAAGCTACCTAGCGCCACCCCAGTCGGCAACTCACGGAATGCGACCCGCCACCAATCCTTCAACTTAATTTCCTGCAAGGCCAGCGCGCGAATGATCAGCGATGTTGCCTGCGAACCGGAATTACCACCCGAAGACATGATGAGCGGAATGAACAGGCTCAGCACCAGTGCCTTTTCCAGTTCCATTTCAAAATGCTGCATCGCACTTGCCGTGAGCATTTCGCCCAAAAACAGAATGCCCAGCCAGCCTGCGCGTTTTTTCAGCATCTCGCCGAAGCCGATACGCATATAAGGCTTGTCGAGCGCCTCCATACCACCGAAACGATAGGCGTCTTCGCTCGCATCCTCGGTCATAGCATCGAGCACATCGTCAACAGTCACGATGCCGATAATATGGCGGCTGTCATCAACGACAGGCACTGCCAGAAGGTCGTGCTTGCGGAAAAGGCGCGCAACGTCTTCACGATCTGCGTTTGGTGAAATGGTAATAGGATCATCGTCGCGTGCAAGCGAAAGGATCGGCTCATCCAGCTCGCGGATAATCAGCCGGCGCAGGCTGACCACACCAAGCAAAACGCGAGTTTGCGGATCAATCACATAGATCGCGTACACCGTTTCACGTGTACGTTCGACCTGACGAATATGGTCAAGCGTTTGCCCGACATTCCAATTGGAAGGCACGGTGATGAACTCAATGGTCATCAGACTACCAGCCGTGTTCGGCGGGTAGCCCATCAGCTTCTTGAGTGCAGCTTTCGTTTCGGGTGCGAGAATGGGGAACAGCCGTGCGCGATCGGCATCTTCGAGTTCCTGAAAGACGTCGGTCGCCCGGTCAGCGGACATACCATCCAGCAACTGACTTGAAATGTTTGGCGGAAGAATGGCCAGAATTTCCGTGGCACGTTCCAGTTCCGGCTGATCAAGCAGGCGGATCGCATCTTCTTGCGAAAGCTGGGCGATAACGGCAACTGCGTCATCTGCGTCGAGTTCATTGACGATCTCTACCGCGTCGCCCGTACGAATATCGGCGATGCGGCTAGCGATTGCTGCAGCAGGGAGGTCGGCAACATTGAGCACTTCAGAGATGAAGTTGTTGTCGGTCATGGGCTTGCCTTTCTGTCGATCCGCCGTCGAAGACAGACCGTGCAAGCTGACCGCAAACGATCAGATCACGAACTGCCTTGACGGCTGAAACAATCGACTGTGACTGTCGCTTGGCATAAGAGAATAAGACTCCGGTTGAAATGCAGCCCAAAAAATGCGGCTGCGTGGCTGATTTGCGCTTGGTTGCCCCGAAAGTCAACCCCTGCCTCCCCATCATGAAGGCTTTTTCATAATCCGATAGCACCCTTGTCTCATCCACCGCAAAATCCTAAGTCTCATTCATATCGAATTGATTTTATCCGGAGTTTTATGATGTCCGAAAGACAAGCTTATAATCACGCATTGACGCAATGGAACGGACCGCTTGGCCTGCCGGATTTCAACGCATTCAAGGATGTCGATTTCGCTGCCACCTTTGATGCGGCTCTGGCTGATGACCTTGCGGAGGTCGAGGCAATTGCAAACGATACCACTGAGGCGACGATTGAAAACACGCTGAAGGCCTTGCAGCTGACGGGCAAGTCACTTGATCGCGTTTCCTCGATTTTCTGGCTGCGAGCCGGTGCTCACACAAACGAGACCATTCAGACGCTGGAGCGAGAAATCGCACCCAAAATGTCGCGTCATTATTCGCGCATCATGATGGACCCTAAACTGTTTGCGCGCATTGATGCACTTTATGAGAAACGTGATTATCTTGATCTGGACGTCGAAACCAAACGCGTTCTGGAAAAGACCTGGAAAGGCTTTGTCCGCTCTGGCGCCAAGCTTGACGATGCAGGCAAAAAAGAGCTCGCTGGCATCAATGAAAAGCTCGCAGGCCTAGGTGCACGCTTCGGCCAGAATGTTCTCAAAGATGAATCAAGTTGGGCTTTGTTCATCACCAAAGAGGCGGATCTTGCGGGGCTTCCGGATTTTCTCAAAAACGCCATGCAGAGTGCTGCAGCCGAGCGCGGGCAGCCCGATGCATGGGCGGTCACGCTGTCACGCTCGATTGTTGAACCATTCCTGACCTTCTCAGAAAATCGCGAACTGCGTGAGCAAGCTTTCAACGCCTGGGCTAAGCGCGGCGAAAACGGTGGTGAGACGGACAACCGCGAGATCGTGCGCGAAATGGTGGAACTGCGCGAACGCAAGGCCCGCCTGCTCGGCTATGCCAATTTTGCCGCATACAAACTCGACGACACCATGGCCAAGACGCCGAAGGCTGTCATGGACCTTCTGGAGCCAGTCTGGGACAAGGCGCGTGCAAAAGCGCGCGAAGAAGAAGCAGAACTGGAACGTTTGATCGCGGCCGACGGCAATAACCACAAGGTCGCACCGTGGGACTGGCGCTTTTACGCCGAAAAGCTTCGTGCCGAACGTTTTGCTTTTGATGAGGCGGAATTGAAGCCTTATCTGCAACTCGAAAAGATCATCGAAGCGAGTTTTGATGTTGCAACCCGCCTTTTCGGCATTCGCTTTGAAGAGAAAAAAGGGATTCCCACATGGCACCCGGATGTAAGGGT
This genomic interval carries:
- a CDS encoding BMP family protein, which encodes MTTTTKFTRRSVLVMSAALGVTALSSGAFAAEEKLKVAGIHASPVENAWNSRLHEALKQANDDGVIEYVFSEGVSASDYPRAMREYAEQGIKLIVGESYAVEREARQVAADYPQTTFIMGSSGKEQGDNFGVFGTWNFEAAYLAGMLAGGMSKTGTFGSVGAIPIPEVNMLINAFQEGVKETRPDAKFNASFIGTFFDPPKAREAGLAQIDAGADILFGERIGTADAAKERGIKAIGSLIDYTPRYPDTVFANAMWNFRPILDAAVADVKAGNPTGKDYTPFSLMKEGGNDIVYVKGVAPAEVEAKMEARRAEIKAGTFKVEPNPAEPK
- a CDS encoding amidase, yielding MKQQDATALALAIAKGILSAREAMDAAIEAAEKWRPLGAIAYLDEELGRKNSTAFDQTAPFAGVPSLFKDLGGPCAGLPIRLGSRACADAPRDLDSELAARLRKAGLNFFGTTTVPEFGMALASEPIDGPVARHPFVNTLSPAGSSGGAATAVAAGIVSIAHATDAGGSIRVPAATCGLIGLKASRGAMPAGPHFGNYLAGIASEFALCRSVRDAKTLFPLVAGNTESFLPDLAFVPHTNLSKLRIGIVSGDLTKYPVTEQRHQVVDNAARFLEAQGHTIRTIDAGKLAPLIDTSATAFDRIISANLASAIDAFSIDEDKLERLTQAVALRGRKMSAIELYDAMNGGVMTAHKLWQIFHDIDVLITPMLARGPLPIGSYPMDHDDVDTHWHTMNAFAPYAALANISGFPALSMPFGEDANGMPLAIQLIGRMGADNLLLNLGELMEEDHRFQHKFGVAGLNA
- a CDS encoding ABC transporter ATP-binding protein; this translates as MTTTVLELQNITKRFGTLTANDDISLQLERGEILAFLGENGAGKTTLMNILFGHYVPDEGRVFVKGVEIPQGKPRAAIEAGVGMVHQHFTLAPNLTVLENIITGTESLWKLKSADSAARAKIAEIAKRFGLQVDPDARLGDLSVGEQQRVEILKALYNDADILILDEPTAVLTTQEAESLFATLKEMARQGLSLIFISHKLHEVMSAADRVVVLRGGKLVAERKASETSKEELAELMVGRRVSRPSRAAATPGETLLEAKNITVVEDGATRLKDLDFHLRAGETLGIIGVSGNGQAALGRLVSGLSQPANGSLVMFGEAVTQFDPRQFVGMGVGRIPEDRNAEGAIGDLTLWENAVLERVRDPQFSNGILVNRTAAREFTDRIIKDFDVRGGTPDSRIRLLSGGNMQKLILGRNLETAPRILIAAQPTRGLDEGAVAAIHSRILEARAKGASVLLISEDLDEIIGLADRVQAIVKGELSPPIDAAEANAQRLGLMMAGEWQNNTTKGLN
- a CDS encoding ABC transporter permease — encoded protein: MRIERREHRPMLLVATAPVIAVLAAFVLAGLLIAAAGAPVLESFRQIAIGAFGTRLSITETLTRAAPLMLTGLAAAVAFRSKLWNIGAEGQFYMGALAVVALGTQLALPAPVLIPLLLIVGGIAGMIFLLIPLGLRLRFGVDEVVTTLLLNFIAVLFVSMMIEGPMKDPLAFGWPQSEPVPDAAMLPKIMSGMRLHIGILIAIALALIIAYVQKRTVFGLETKAAGLNPKAARFAGVPLGKTLVKVACISGGLAGLAGAIQVMGVKGYVTTDLSPGFGYSGIIVAMLANLNPIGAIFSALFAAAMFVGADGMSRAIGIPSFIADVTVALSLLAMLVALFFTQYRIAR
- a CDS encoding ABC transporter permease; this encodes MNELMDILLSAGLWVSVLRIATPLIFGTLGALYCERAGVLNLGIEGIMTFGAMIGWLTVFNGADLWVGVLAAAASGAVFGLLHAALTVPLGLSQHVVGLGITLFASSLSYFLFRLLVPLSSTPPTITPFQPVNPTWLSDIPFIGQVLGTQTALTWIAIPLALLLGYVLFRTPLGLAIRMTGENPHAAEAQGINPIRVRIFTIMFGSALMAVGGSFLTLSAFNSFFPTMMQGRGWVCIALVVFASWKPARALLGALLFALFDAFQLRLQTVYGKVVPYQLFLMIPYIMSIVALVVMARRARVPQALMQPYRRGER
- the typA gene encoding translational GTPase TypA gives rise to the protein MELRNIAIIAHVDHGKTTLVDELLKQSGSFRDNQRVAERMMDSNDIEKERGITILAKATSVVWKNTRINIVDTPGHADFGGEVERILSMVDGAIVLVDAAEGPMPQTKFVVGKALKVGLKPIVAINKIDRPDGRHEEVINEVFDLFANLDATDEQLDFPVLYGSGRNGWMALNPEGPQDEGLAPLFDLVLKHVPAPKVAEGPFRMIGTILEADPFLGRIITGRIHSGSIKPNQSVKVLDQEGKLLENGRISKILAFRGIERQPIEEAQAGDIVAIAGLSKGTVADTFCDPSVTTPLEAQPIDPPTVTMSFIVNDSPLAGTEGDKVTSRVIRDRLMKEAEGSVALKIEESGEKDSFFVSGRGELQLAVLIENMRREGFELGVSRPRVVMKDGENGEKLEPIEEVVIDVDEEYSGTVVQKMSERKAEMVELRPSGGNRVRMVFYAPTRGLIGYQSELLTDTRGTAIMNRLFHDYQPYKGEIAGRNNGVLISNDQGEAVAYALFNLEDRGPMIIDAGVKVYQGMLIGIHSRDNDLEVNVLKGKKLTNIRAAGKDEAVKLTPPIRMTLERALSWIQDDELVEVTPKSIRLRKLYLDPNERKRFEKSKSSAA
- the mgtE gene encoding magnesium transporter; amino-acid sequence: MTDNNFISEVLNVADLPAAAIASRIADIRTGDAVEIVNELDADDAVAVIAQLSQEDAIRLLDQPELERATEILAILPPNISSQLLDGMSADRATDVFQELEDADRARLFPILAPETKAALKKLMGYPPNTAGSLMTIEFITVPSNWNVGQTLDHIRQVERTRETVYAIYVIDPQTRVLLGVVSLRRLIIRELDEPILSLARDDDPITISPNADREDVARLFRKHDLLAVPVVDDSRHIIGIVTVDDVLDAMTEDASEDAYRFGGMEALDKPYMRIGFGEMLKKRAGWLGILFLGEMLTASAMQHFEMELEKALVLSLFIPLIMSSGGNSGSQATSLIIRALALQEIKLKDWWRVAFRELPTGVALGSFLGFIGIVRITIWQMLGIYDYGEHWILVAITIGMALVCIVTFGSVTGSMLPFILKRLGFDPASASAPFVATLVDVTGLVIYFSVALVILSGTLL
- a CDS encoding M3 family metallopeptidase, with the protein product MSERQAYNHALTQWNGPLGLPDFNAFKDVDFAATFDAALADDLAEVEAIANDTTEATIENTLKALQLTGKSLDRVSSIFWLRAGAHTNETIQTLEREIAPKMSRHYSRIMMDPKLFARIDALYEKRDYLDLDVETKRVLEKTWKGFVRSGAKLDDAGKKELAGINEKLAGLGARFGQNVLKDESSWALFITKEADLAGLPDFLKNAMQSAAAERGQPDAWAVTLSRSIVEPFLTFSENRELREQAFNAWAKRGENGGETDNREIVREMVELRERKARLLGYANFAAYKLDDTMAKTPKAVMDLLEPVWDKARAKAREEEAELERLIAADGNNHKVAPWDWRFYAEKLRAERFAFDEAELKPYLQLEKIIEASFDVATRLFGIRFEEKKGIPTWHPDVRVFRVLNADGSERGLFLGDYFARTSKRSGAWMSSLQSSHKLDAGQKPFIYNVMNFAKPKAGEPALLSLDDARTLFHEFGHALHGLLSDVTWPAVSGTAVSRDFVELPSQLYEHWLTVPAVLEKYAVHYRTGEAMPKALLDKVLAARSFNAGFNTVEFTSSALVDMAFHTGKEKIADPLAFEAATLKKLSMPDAIIMRHRTPHFTHVFSGDGYSAGYYSYMWSEVLDADAFSAFEETGDAFHPELAAKLKQYIYSAGGSRDPEELYKAFRGKMPTPDAMIEKRGLN